In Nostoc sp. GT001, a genomic segment contains:
- a CDS encoding YdcF family protein translates to MKRKFTIKSLISIKKKSANLWQLLQKLSGGLYVVLGVWLIFTTITLVFASSQPIDAFFVLGGSIRRETYVAQLAKQYPQTPILISHGSPDPCIRLIFEAELAELQNVWLENCANSTFENFYYGIPILRRWGVHKVMLITSPSHLPRAKWMAQILLGAHGIWVEPEIVQELGVPGNRESWTKTGLDITRSLLWAILSQIIQPQCSNVTKLTDVDMQAWEHRGFHCEHQGG, encoded by the coding sequence ATGAAACGCAAATTTACCATCAAATCATTAATTTCTATTAAAAAAAAATCTGCTAATCTGTGGCAATTGTTACAAAAACTCAGTGGTGGATTGTATGTTGTCCTGGGTGTTTGGCTGATTTTCACTACTATAACCTTAGTTTTTGCTTCTTCGCAGCCGATAGATGCCTTCTTTGTGCTAGGTGGCAGTATTCGTCGAGAAACTTATGTTGCCCAACTAGCAAAACAATACCCACAAACCCCAATTTTAATTTCTCATGGTTCCCCAGATCCCTGTATACGGTTAATTTTTGAGGCGGAATTAGCAGAGTTACAAAACGTTTGGTTAGAAAACTGCGCGAATTCTACCTTTGAAAATTTTTATTATGGTATTCCAATTCTGCGCCGTTGGGGAGTGCATAAAGTCATGTTGATTACCTCGCCCAGTCATTTACCCAGAGCTAAATGGATGGCACAGATTCTTTTGGGCGCTCATGGTATTTGGGTAGAGCCAGAAATTGTTCAAGAATTGGGTGTTCCTGGTAATCGGGAATCTTGGACTAAAACTGGATTAGATATAACGCGCAGCTTATTGTGGGCGATTTTAAGTCAAATTATTCAACCGCAATGCTCAAATGTCACAAAACTTACTGATGTAGATATGCAAGCTTGGGAGCATCGAGGTTTTCATTGTGAACACCAAGGGGGTTGA
- a CDS encoding EboA family metabolite traffic protein yields the protein MSKVNKLLHHWLLKSVSEKAFTWLEQKQAQIASGAAERVFFTAFSAVPRYLGKQDLQLTFQDLEAAEDLIPGWYPGNWSVDQAGRTLLLLALPHDDAEGYVRSLDRVFSTADMGELVALYQSLPLLPHPELHRHRTAEGIRSNMSNVFQAIALRNPYPANYLDNAAWNQMVLKAVFVGSPLHLIWGLDRRANPELARMLADYAHERWAAKRSVTPELWRPVGRFADSAIITDLEKVLANGDIHDQEAAALACAESPLPQAQALLSHYPDLQSSIQQGNLTWSSFSRDSCGGH from the coding sequence ATGAGTAAAGTAAACAAATTACTGCATCACTGGCTGTTAAAGTCTGTTTCAGAGAAAGCTTTTACTTGGTTGGAACAGAAGCAGGCACAGATTGCTAGCGGCGCTGCTGAACGAGTGTTTTTTACGGCTTTTAGTGCTGTGCCGCGTTATCTAGGTAAACAGGATTTGCAGCTAACATTTCAAGACTTGGAAGCAGCAGAGGATCTGATTCCCGGCTGGTATCCTGGTAATTGGAGTGTAGATCAAGCAGGTCGGACACTCTTGCTTTTAGCTTTGCCCCACGATGATGCTGAGGGCTATGTGCGATCGCTCGATCGAGTCTTCTCCACTGCCGATATGGGGGAGTTAGTTGCCCTTTATCAAAGTTTGCCGCTTTTACCACATCCAGAGTTACATCGCCACCGTACTGCTGAGGGAATCCGCAGCAATATGAGTAATGTATTCCAAGCTATAGCACTACGTAACCCTTATCCAGCAAATTACTTAGATAATGCTGCTTGGAATCAGATGGTGCTGAAGGCTGTGTTTGTCGGCAGTCCGTTGCATCTAATTTGGGGTTTAGATCGGCGTGCTAACCCAGAATTGGCGAGGATGTTGGCAGACTATGCCCATGAACGTTGGGCAGCTAAACGCTCAGTTACGCCAGAACTTTGGCGACCTGTAGGGCGGTTTGCGGATAGCGCCATCATCACAGATTTGGAAAAAGTATTGGCTAATGGGGATATACACGATCAAGAAGCAGCAGCCTTAGCTTGTGCTGAGTCTCCTTTACCCCAAGCGCAAGCATTACTTTCTCATTACCCAGATTTACAGTCATCCATTCAACAAGGTAATCTGACTTGGAGCAGTTTTAGCCGCGATTCCTGCGGTGGTCACTGA
- a CDS encoding NAD(P)H-quinone oxidoreductase subunit M, whose translation MDNPMLLKSTTRHIRIFAGEIDRDGDLVPSQQVLTLDVDPDNEFNWNEDALQKIYRKFDELVEASSGADLTDYNLRRVGSDLEHYLRSLLQLGEVSYNLSARVTNYSMGVPQVAIDDKQ comes from the coding sequence ATGGATAACCCGATGCTGCTCAAGTCCACAACCCGGCACATCCGCATTTTTGCAGGTGAAATTGACCGGGATGGCGATCTAGTTCCTAGTCAACAAGTCTTAACCTTAGATGTTGACCCAGATAACGAATTTAATTGGAATGAAGATGCACTGCAAAAAATTTATCGAAAATTTGATGAACTAGTAGAAGCATCTAGTGGCGCAGACCTCACGGACTATAACTTGCGCCGTGTGGGGTCAGACTTAGAGCATTATCTGCGATCGCTTCTGCAACTCGGGGAAGTCAGCTACAATCTTTCTGCCCGTGTTACTAATTACAGCATGGGAGTCCCTCAAGTTGCCATTGACGACAAACAATAA
- a CDS encoding glycosyltransferase → MNHQPVDATTATRFLPMVSVVVPIYNGEADLPELINCLLSQTYPNDRVEYLLVDNNSSDRTLSILKTSAENCPITIRPLSETQIQSSYAARNTGIRAATSEIIVFTDADCRPQPQWLDTLIQPFVNPEVVIVAGEILALPGTTLLEQHADRQETLSQKHTLNHSFRPYGQTANLAIRRIAFEKVGLFRPYLTTGGDADICWRILGENIGRLEFAPNAIVQHRHRATLQELQSQWQRYGRSNRYLHELYGVDLMREMTPKEYGYRLARWLLKEVPRDIKKALAQQATLVDLLSTPIGLFTARARTAGQRDAKLPENAKIIARL, encoded by the coding sequence ATGAATCATCAGCCAGTTGATGCAACCACCGCCACCAGATTTTTACCAATGGTGTCGGTGGTTGTTCCTATTTATAACGGTGAGGCAGATTTACCAGAGTTAATCAATTGTCTGTTGTCTCAAACTTACCCAAATGACCGGGTAGAATACTTGTTGGTGGACAATAACAGTAGCGATCGCACTCTCTCCATCCTGAAAACATCTGCCGAAAATTGCCCAATTACAATTCGCCCCTTGAGCGAAACCCAAATTCAAAGCTCTTACGCTGCTCGTAATACTGGGATTCGCGCCGCTACGAGTGAAATTATCGTTTTTACCGATGCAGATTGTCGCCCACAACCGCAATGGTTAGATACACTAATTCAGCCTTTTGTCAACCCAGAAGTGGTAATTGTTGCTGGTGAAATTTTGGCACTACCAGGCACAACTCTGCTAGAACAACACGCAGACCGTCAAGAAACTTTATCGCAAAAGCATACTCTTAACCATTCCTTTCGTCCCTATGGTCAAACAGCTAATTTGGCGATTCGACGCATTGCCTTTGAAAAAGTGGGTTTATTTCGTCCCTATCTGACTACTGGTGGTGATGCTGATATTTGTTGGCGGATTTTGGGGGAAAACATCGGGCGTTTAGAATTTGCCCCAAATGCGATCGTTCAGCACCGCCACCGCGCTACACTTCAAGAACTACAGAGTCAATGGCAGCGTTATGGACGCTCAAATCGCTATCTGCACGAGCTGTACGGTGTAGATTTAATGCGAGAGATGACACCCAAAGAATACGGTTATCGTTTGGCGCGTTGGTTATTGAAGGAAGTACCAAGAGATATTAAAAAGGCGTTGGCGCAGCAAGCCACCCTTGTAGATTTATTAAGTACTCCCATTGGTTTGTTCACAGCTAGGGCGCGTACTGCTGGACAAAGAGACGCCAAGCTACCAGAGAATGCCAAGATAATTGCTCGACTGTAA
- a CDS encoding EAL domain-containing protein, with protein sequence MITEAFEELNTAMEELLTASEELKVTRAAVEKERQRYQDLFEFAPDGYLVTDINGTIQEANHVAATLLGVQQKYLVGKPLILFIAQQDHQSFNSQINNLQEVLNWEIHLQPRRGKPFPANVRASVVYDLGEKQLGWRWLLCNISERKQAEEMLYRAYSELEIRVAERTAELVKANQKLLNEITERKKVESQLLHLAFHDTLTGLANRVAFMNRLKHAVNYSKRHSDYLYAVLFIDLDRFKVINDSLGHLNGDQLLLAIASRLEICVRSIDTAARLGGDEFTILLEGIQDVSDAIKVAERIQKELALPFELDGQEVFITASIGIALSSTVNYQHPEELLRDADTAMYRAKMLGRARYELFNSDMYADALARLQLETDLRRAIEREEFRVYYQPIVSLTSGSIIGFEALLRWQHPERGLLNPADFIPLAEETGLIFSIGKWALHEACRQMQVWRVYHCPKLLDKISVNLSVKQFSQPDLIEQIGQILHSTGLDAGTLMLEITENAIVENGNKVTAAILQLREMGIELSIDDFGTGYSSLGGLYNFPISVLKIDRSFISLMRINSKNLEIIEIIVALAHKLGVDVLAEGVETKEQLLLLRKLNCQYGQGHFFSVPLNSSAAEALIMENPQW encoded by the coding sequence ATGATAACAGAGGCTTTCGAGGAACTTAACACCGCAATGGAAGAACTATTGACAGCTTCCGAGGAGTTAAAGGTAACACGAGCGGCAGTAGAGAAAGAGCGCCAGCGTTACCAAGATTTATTCGAGTTTGCTCCAGATGGTTACTTGGTAACTGATATCAACGGGACAATCCAAGAGGCTAACCATGTAGCAGCAACTTTGCTTGGTGTCCAACAAAAGTATTTAGTAGGTAAACCATTAATTCTTTTTATTGCTCAACAAGACCACCAGTCCTTTAACTCTCAAATAAACAATTTGCAGGAGGTACTGAACTGGGAAATTCACCTACAGCCACGGAGAGGAAAGCCTTTCCCTGCTAATGTGAGAGCGTCTGTAGTATACGACCTTGGGGAGAAGCAACTTGGCTGGCGTTGGCTGCTGTGCAACATCAGTGAACGCAAACAAGCTGAAGAAATGTTGTACCGAGCTTACAGTGAGTTAGAAATAAGGGTGGCGGAACGGACAGCGGAACTGGTAAAAGCAAATCAGAAATTGCTAAATGAAATTACAGAACGTAAAAAAGTCGAGTCACAACTACTGCACCTTGCTTTTCACGATACACTGACGGGTCTGGCAAACCGCGTTGCATTTATGAACCGCCTAAAACATGCGGTAAATTATTCAAAACGGCATTCAGATTATCTATATGCTGTGCTATTTATCGACCTAGATCGGTTTAAGGTGATCAATGACAGTCTTGGACACCTAAATGGAGACCAATTGCTGCTTGCTATTGCAAGTAGACTAGAAATATGTGTACGCTCCATAGATACAGCGGCACGGCTTGGGGGAGACGAATTTACAATCCTGCTTGAGGGAATCCAGGATGTGTCAGACGCCATCAAAGTAGCTGAACGGATTCAGAAGGAACTGGCATTACCCTTTGAACTTGACGGACAAGAAGTCTTCATCACGGCAAGTATTGGCATAGCCTTGAGTTCGACAGTAAACTATCAACACCCAGAAGAACTGTTGAGGGATGCAGATACAGCAATGTATCGAGCCAAGATGCTAGGCAGAGCGCGTTATGAGTTATTCAACTCAGATATGTATGCTGATGCTCTAGCGAGATTGCAGTTAGAAACTGATTTGCGCCGAGCAATTGAACGCGAAGAATTTCGGGTTTATTACCAACCGATTGTTTCGCTCACTAGTGGCTCTATTATAGGTTTTGAGGCTCTATTGCGCTGGCAGCATCCAGAGCGTGGTCTGCTTAATCCAGCAGATTTTATTCCCCTAGCAGAGGAAACAGGACTAATTTTCTCCATTGGCAAATGGGCATTGCATGAAGCTTGCCGCCAGATGCAAGTTTGGCGGGTATACCATTGTCCTAAATTACTAGATAAAATTAGTGTTAATCTCTCCGTCAAGCAATTTTCTCAGCCGGATTTGATAGAGCAGATTGGGCAAATTTTGCACTCAACTGGCCTTGATGCTGGCACTTTAATGCTAGAGATTACTGAAAACGCAATTGTGGAAAATGGCAATAAGGTAACTGCCGCAATCTTGCAACTTCGAGAGATGGGCATTGAGTTATCAATTGATGACTTTGGTACGGGCTATTCCTCATTAGGTGGTCTTTATAACTTTCCGATTAGTGTGTTGAAAATTGACCGTTCTTTCATTAGCTTGATGCGTATTAATAGTAAGAATTTAGAAATTATTGAAATAATTGTCGCCTTGGCACACAAGCTAGGTGTGGATGTGCTTGCCGAAGGTGTAGAGACAAAAGAGCAACTATTACTTCTAAGAAAGTTAAACTGTCAATATGGCCAGGGACATTTTTTCTCAGTTCCGTTAAATAGCTCGGCAGCAGAGGCATTAATTATGGAAAATCCTCAATGGTAA
- a CDS encoding type II toxin-antitoxin system Phd/YefM family antitoxin, with the protein MSSLPVNDAQKNLQEIIDQVAEQGKPVIIRGDRGNAILLAEKDWSAIQETLYLLSVPGMRESIKEGLATPIQECDEELDW; encoded by the coding sequence ATGTCTTCGCTTCCCGTCAACGACGCTCAAAAGAATTTGCAAGAGATCATCGACCAAGTTGCAGAGCAGGGGAAACCTGTGATCATTCGAGGCGATCGCGGTAATGCGATTCTGCTTGCAGAAAAAGATTGGTCTGCAATTCAAGAGACTCTTTACCTATTATCTGTCCCTGGAATGCGAGAATCTATAAAAGAAGGACTAGCAACCCCGATCCAAGAATGTGATGAGGAGTTGGATTGGTGA
- a CDS encoding protein phosphatase 2C domain-containing protein, translating to MENDAATLYCPNENCQAANPLTHKFCQRCSTPLPKNYLWAVVDSPSVGSPGEILADRYLILDKFLLLDTKPGLLALTPELDNLQPLKAYLRLIPYRLHVPQVYGVLFVADGSSHREILLLEKPPLLVDDTTQQVHLGSELTTAWRDATSMRQLNWLWQIAHLWQPLVSEGVASSLLDSDVLRVEGSLVRLLELRFDSAISPELPQLGEFWQQLVSTAKPAITEFVNRVSLALIQGEINSTDQLIGVLDRGLAGLGRSQTPTIQIITKTDTGPSRQRNEDACSPPSGTPVSKPPQPTALAIVCDGIGGHEGGNVASNLAIETIQQQVQQLTKVPYDHIDPEMLLNDLDKAVAMANDKISQRNDSENRQGRQRMGTTLVMALPVAHEMYITHVGDSRAYWITRHGCYQVTLDDDVASREVRLGYAIYREAVQQSAAGSLVQALGMGSSTSLHPTSGRFMLDEDAVFLLTSDGLSDFDRVEEYWETEILPILVGEANIATVADRLVEIANTKNGHDNVTVALVHYQVQYWEPEITIQAIIPQSYSAKTVDLASRGTDATVLGSPNHKTQVIPDTESAITRQFPLQWIVPLIFVLAAGFLGLFVRQLRGTSPIFSNPLQTQNPILEATPTQRSLDNLSPGSVIKTNKAISFGNNQFIPPETYLVLEKKLNPQSVPGNFLVPMRVCADKTTPGSANSNKSAVTTSVAPNPKALPAKLSLDSSKVNPSSFSVLQPDAPNPCKAVITQPPATQSPPPVISPTQSNTR from the coding sequence ATGGAAAATGACGCGGCAACGCTCTACTGTCCAAACGAAAATTGTCAGGCTGCCAACCCCCTGACTCACAAGTTTTGCCAGCGATGTTCGACGCCTCTACCCAAAAATTATCTCTGGGCTGTGGTAGATAGCCCAAGCGTGGGTAGCCCTGGAGAAATATTAGCCGATCGCTATTTAATCCTTGATAAATTTCTTCTTTTAGATACGAAGCCTGGTTTATTAGCGCTAACGCCTGAGTTAGATAATTTGCAGCCTCTAAAAGCGTACCTGAGACTGATTCCCTACCGTCTACACGTACCGCAGGTATATGGAGTGCTTTTTGTGGCTGACGGGTCTTCCCACCGAGAAATATTACTCTTAGAAAAACCGCCACTATTAGTAGATGACACTACTCAACAAGTACATTTAGGCAGCGAGTTAACCACCGCTTGGCGTGATGCAACATCAATGCGCCAACTAAATTGGTTATGGCAAATAGCTCATCTGTGGCAACCTCTTGTAAGTGAAGGTGTGGCCTCTAGCTTACTTGACTCTGATGTATTACGGGTAGAAGGATCGTTAGTCCGGTTGTTGGAATTGCGTTTTGACAGCGCCATATCACCAGAATTGCCCCAATTAGGTGAATTTTGGCAGCAGTTGGTCAGCACTGCCAAACCAGCGATCACAGAATTTGTCAATCGCGTTAGCCTAGCTTTAATTCAGGGAGAGATTAATTCCACCGATCAATTAATCGGTGTTTTAGATCGGGGACTGGCTGGGTTAGGGCGATCGCAAACACCCACGATCCAAATTATCACCAAAACCGACACCGGGCCCAGTCGTCAACGTAACGAAGATGCCTGTAGTCCCCCCAGTGGAACTCCAGTGAGCAAACCACCCCAGCCAACAGCCTTAGCAATTGTCTGTGATGGCATCGGTGGACACGAGGGTGGCAATGTCGCCTCAAATTTAGCCATTGAAACCATCCAACAGCAGGTACAGCAACTAACAAAGGTTCCTTACGACCACATAGACCCGGAAATGCTGCTGAATGACCTAGATAAGGCAGTGGCAATGGCCAATGACAAAATCAGTCAGCGCAATGACAGTGAAAATCGCCAAGGGCGTCAACGCATGGGCACGACTTTAGTCATGGCATTGCCTGTTGCTCATGAAATGTACATTACCCACGTCGGTGATAGTCGTGCCTACTGGATTACACGCCACGGCTGTTATCAAGTTACCCTTGATGATGATGTCGCCTCCCGCGAAGTGCGACTAGGTTATGCCATTTACCGCGAGGCAGTGCAACAGAGTGCCGCTGGCTCTCTCGTCCAAGCTTTGGGGATGGGTTCTAGCACTTCATTGCATCCCACATCGGGACGGTTTATGCTCGATGAAGATGCTGTTTTTCTGCTCACATCCGATGGTTTGAGTGACTTTGATCGGGTAGAGGAGTACTGGGAAACAGAAATCTTGCCGATTTTAGTTGGGGAAGCAAATATAGCAACTGTTGCCGATCGATTAGTCGAAATTGCTAATACTAAAAATGGACATGATAATGTCACCGTCGCTTTAGTTCACTATCAAGTCCAATATTGGGAACCAGAAATCACCATCCAAGCAATAATTCCCCAGAGTTATTCTGCCAAAACTGTTGATTTAGCATCCAGAGGAACAGATGCGACAGTTTTAGGCAGTCCAAACCACAAGACTCAGGTAATTCCAGATACTGAATCGGCTATTACTCGTCAATTCCCCCTACAGTGGATAGTTCCATTAATATTTGTGCTAGCAGCAGGTTTTTTAGGATTGTTCGTCAGGCAACTGCGAGGAACCTCTCCAATTTTTTCCAATCCCTTACAAACTCAAAATCCGATCCTCGAAGCAACACCTACACAGCGATCGCTTGATAACCTTTCTCCTGGTTCGGTAATTAAAACCAACAAGGCAATATCCTTTGGAAACAATCAATTTATTCCCCCTGAGACTTATTTAGTTCTTGAGAAAAAATTAAATCCCCAATCGGTTCCTGGGAATTTTCTAGTGCCTATGCGAGTCTGTGCTGATAAAACCACGCCAGGTTCAGCTAAT
- a CDS encoding response regulator transcription factor — protein sequence MSAQLLLVDDEPGIREAVKDYLQESGFSVQVASNALEGWEWMQMNTPDLVISDVMMPQVDGYQFLKQLREDPRFQALPVVFLTAKGMTGDRIQGYHAGVDAYLPKPFDPDELVAIVENLLARRAAKAASTGDDAETPDLAELANQIAQIKALLTQRSAISQSPAPFKIDLTPREQSVLNLVAEGLMNKEIARRLETSVRNVEKYVSRLFSKTGTNSRTELVRFALEHGLAK from the coding sequence ATGTCAGCACAATTGTTACTGGTGGATGATGAACCAGGGATACGGGAAGCCGTGAAAGACTATTTGCAAGAGAGCGGTTTCAGCGTTCAAGTCGCCAGTAACGCCCTTGAAGGTTGGGAATGGATGCAGATGAATACACCTGACTTAGTGATTTCCGATGTGATGATGCCTCAAGTGGATGGCTATCAGTTCCTGAAGCAACTACGGGAAGATCCCCGTTTCCAAGCACTACCGGTAGTATTTTTAACTGCTAAAGGTATGACAGGCGATCGCATTCAAGGTTATCACGCTGGTGTTGATGCCTATCTACCCAAACCCTTCGATCCAGACGAGTTAGTGGCTATAGTCGAAAATTTGCTAGCCCGCCGCGCTGCTAAGGCTGCGAGTACGGGAGATGACGCTGAAACCCCCGATCTTGCTGAACTAGCCAATCAGATTGCCCAAATAAAGGCATTGTTAACTCAAAGAAGTGCCATTTCCCAATCGCCAGCCCCTTTTAAAATTGATTTGACTCCCAGAGAACAAAGTGTTTTAAATTTGGTCGCTGAAGGGTTGATGAACAAAGAAATCGCCCGTCGCTTAGAAACCAGCGTCCGTAATGTAGAAAAATACGTCAGCCGTTTGTTTAGTAAAACCGGTACCAATAGCCGTACAGAGTTAGTTCGTTTTGCTCTCGAACACGGTCTTGCTAAATAG
- a CDS encoding 3-dehydroquinate synthase → MAIQQKSALNLQPINQCVRVTFNYDVHFTRGLFQLDNPLLAQAIAADGETTPKQVLAVVDAGFLQYQDGLLKKLSAYAQCYEDILTLSGEPIVVPGGEAVKNDSRFIEQIHQRINAAGLCRHSYVLAIGGGAVLDMAGYAATTAHRGIRLLRVPTTVLGQNDSGVGVKNGINAFGKKNFLGTFMPPYAVLNDFDFLTSLDDRDWRSGIAEAVKVALIKDADFFDFIMTNADKLANRDMDIMERLIYRCSQLHLEHIAGSGDPFEMGSSRPLDFGHWAAHKLEHLTNYSLRHGEAVAIGIALDTTYSYLTGQLLQSEWQRVLTTLKKLGFTLYVSALTEQLDQLDHPHCLFRGLTEFREHLGGKLTITLLQGIGEGIEVNQADLSLYRDAIFMLQDWELLH, encoded by the coding sequence ATGGCTATTCAACAAAAAAGCGCTCTTAATCTACAACCAATTAACCAATGTGTCCGTGTTACCTTCAATTATGATGTTCACTTCACTAGAGGTCTGTTTCAGTTAGATAATCCTTTACTTGCACAAGCGATCGCCGCAGATGGGGAGACAACCCCAAAACAAGTACTAGCGGTGGTAGATGCAGGATTTTTACAATATCAAGATGGGCTATTAAAAAAATTATCAGCTTATGCCCAATGTTATGAAGATATATTAACACTGAGTGGTGAACCGATAGTAGTTCCAGGTGGAGAAGCAGTCAAGAACGATTCTAGATTTATAGAGCAAATTCATCAGCGGATCAATGCAGCTGGATTGTGCCGTCACTCCTACGTTTTAGCAATTGGAGGTGGAGCCGTCCTAGACATGGCAGGATACGCAGCAACAACGGCTCACCGAGGAATTCGGCTCTTACGAGTACCAACAACAGTATTAGGGCAAAATGATTCGGGTGTAGGAGTCAAAAACGGAATCAATGCCTTTGGTAAGAAAAACTTTTTGGGTACATTCATGCCACCTTATGCTGTCTTGAATGACTTTGATTTTCTTACTAGCCTCGACGATCGAGATTGGCGATCGGGTATTGCAGAAGCGGTAAAAGTAGCGCTGATTAAAGATGCAGATTTCTTCGATTTCATTATGACTAATGCCGATAAATTGGCTAATCGAGACATGGACATAATGGAAAGGTTAATCTATCGTTGCTCTCAGTTGCACTTAGAGCATATTGCTGGTAGCGGCGATCCCTTTGAAATGGGTTCATCGCGTCCTTTGGATTTTGGACATTGGGCTGCTCACAAACTAGAGCATTTAACTAATTACAGCCTACGTCACGGTGAAGCTGTTGCGATCGGCATCGCTTTAGATACAACCTATTCATATTTAACAGGGCAACTCTTGCAATCAGAGTGGCAAAGGGTTCTAACTACACTCAAAAAATTAGGCTTTACTTTGTACGTATCGGCATTAACAGAGCAATTAGATCAACTAGACCATCCGCATTGTCTGTTTAGGGGGCTTACAGAATTCCGCGAACATTTGGGAGGAAAATTGACAATTACCCTTCTACAAGGAATCGGAGAGGGAATAGAAGTTAACCAGGCGGATTTGTCTTTGTATAGAGATGCTATTTTTATGCTGCAAGATTGGGAACTTTTGCATTAA
- the ctpB gene encoding carboxyl-terminal processing protease CtpB, which yields MNQSAKSYSPLQVALIGGAIATTATISVFGPAWTRGVRAALALQDSPKVIVDQVWQLVNHEYVDGKFNQQDWQATRQSLLSKDYSSKEEAYTAIREALQKLGDPYTRFMDPQQFEALTSQTSGEVSGIGIRMEVNDKTQRLTVVEAIENSPALRAGIKAGDEILAIDGKPTLKMKVDDASKLIRGKAGTPIKLRLGRTGQNAFDLKLTRASIEVPTVRYTLKQEGNRRVGYIRLREFSAHAAEQMQRAIRDLNTKKVDSYVLDLRGNPGGLLQASIEIARMWYNDGGIVKTVDRVGGTEETKANRTALTNRPLAVLVDGNSASASEILTGALKDNKRAVVVGGQTFGKALVQSVHELADGSGLAVTIAHYYTPAGTDINHKGIAPDIKLDLTEAQERQLASNPDLIGTKSDPQYARAIAILSNNNFAQPPANQPTRPMSRADNLKF from the coding sequence ATGAACCAATCTGCGAAAAGTTACTCACCGCTCCAAGTAGCCTTGATTGGTGGAGCGATCGCCACAACTGCTACCATCTCCGTGTTCGGCCCCGCTTGGACTCGTGGTGTCCGTGCTGCTCTAGCCCTACAAGACAGCCCAAAAGTGATAGTTGACCAAGTTTGGCAACTGGTAAATCATGAATATGTTGATGGTAAATTTAATCAACAAGATTGGCAAGCAACCAGGCAAAGCTTGTTGAGCAAAGACTACTCTTCTAAGGAAGAAGCATACACTGCCATCCGTGAAGCTTTACAAAAATTGGGAGATCCTTACACTCGGTTCATGGACCCCCAACAATTTGAAGCTCTAACTAGCCAAACATCTGGGGAAGTTTCTGGTATCGGCATTCGGATGGAAGTGAACGACAAAACTCAGCGCCTCACTGTTGTCGAAGCCATAGAAAATTCTCCGGCACTGAGAGCTGGGATCAAAGCAGGCGATGAAATTTTGGCAATTGATGGCAAACCCACTCTCAAAATGAAAGTGGATGACGCTTCTAAGCTCATCCGTGGCAAAGCGGGTACTCCCATCAAGCTACGATTGGGACGTACAGGGCAAAATGCCTTTGATTTGAAGCTGACAAGGGCAAGTATTGAAGTCCCAACGGTACGCTATACTCTCAAGCAAGAAGGAAATCGCCGTGTTGGCTATATCCGTTTGCGAGAATTTAGCGCCCACGCCGCAGAACAAATGCAACGAGCCATCCGCGATTTGAACACTAAGAAAGTTGATTCTTATGTCTTAGATTTGCGGGGAAATCCTGGCGGTTTGTTGCAGGCGAGCATTGAAATTGCTCGGATGTGGTATAATGACGGCGGAATTGTCAAGACAGTAGACCGTGTGGGCGGCACTGAGGAAACTAAAGCTAATCGCACTGCTTTGACAAATCGTCCTTTGGCGGTCTTAGTAGATGGTAATTCAGCTAGTGCTAGCGAAATCCTCACAGGCGCACTCAAGGATAATAAGCGGGCGGTAGTCGTAGGTGGTCAAACTTTTGGCAAAGCACTAGTGCAGTCAGTTCATGAACTCGCAGATGGTTCCGGCTTGGCTGTCACCATAGCTCATTACTACACCCCGGCGGGAACAGATATTAACCATAAAGGGATTGCCCCAGATATCAAGCTAGACTTGACAGAAGCACAAGAGCGTCAATTGGCCTCTAATCCAGATTTAATCGGAACTAAGAGCGATCCCCAATATGCTCGAGCGATCGCAATTCTATCAAATAACAACTTTGCCCAGCCGCCAGCAAATCAACCGACTCGACCCATGAGCCGCGCTGATAACCTGAAATTTTAA
- a CDS encoding Npun_R1517 family heterocyst differentiation transcriptional regulator, producing MNSKALPRQINNLEVGVYECEIHLKFRLIEEKSLLSDREQLLQVLLDALTEGSDDFLETLQASVKAQEVSEFKASPQMRRQLMRLRNVAENSPT from the coding sequence ATGAACTCCAAAGCATTACCACGCCAGATAAATAATCTCGAAGTAGGTGTTTATGAGTGTGAAATACATCTCAAATTCCGGTTGATTGAGGAAAAGAGTCTATTGAGCGATCGCGAGCAACTCTTACAGGTGCTACTTGATGCTTTAACCGAAGGTTCTGATGACTTTCTAGAAACGCTCCAAGCGTCCGTTAAAGCCCAGGAAGTATCTGAGTTTAAAGCCTCGCCTCAAATGCGGCGTCAGCTAATGCGCTTGCGTAATGTGGCGGAAAATTCTCCAACCTAA